The nucleotide window AAAATTAATTGCCGGCGTTATCAATAAGCAAGTGGAGTTTATTCTGAAAGATCCTTATGCAAATGCTTTTTATAACGACGAAAACAAAATAAGTAAATGGAAAGAATCTGATATTACAGACATGAAACCTGGTGTGCATGAAAGAAAGTGGGAGATCGATTCTTTATGTTACCCGATAAGATTAGCCTATCATTACTGGAGGGCTACAGGTGATACCTCTCCATTCGGGAACGATTGGAAAGGCTCTTTGATTTTAACACTAAGAACTTTTAGGGAGCAGCAGCGAAAAGGAGGTTTAGGTCCTTATAAATTTCAGCGGAAAACAGAATTTGCGACCGACGGTGTGCCTATGAATGGGTATGGTTATCCGGCGAAGCCCAATGGCTTGATCTGTTCAATGTTCAGGCCAAGTGATGATGCCACCGTATACTCATATCTTATTCCGTCTAATTTCTTCGCTGTAACCAGCTTAAAACAGGCATCTGAAATGGCCAATGCTATTAGTAAAGATGCTGCGTTGGCAAATGATCTTTTAACATTAGCGGAAGAAGTAGAATTAGCGCTTAAAAAGTATGCAACTACGACGCATCCTGCTTTTGGAAAGATTTATGCTTTCGAAGTAAACGGATTCGGCAGCTATAACCTGATGGACGATGCCAACGTTCCCAGTCTATTGGCAATGCCTTACCTGGGCGGCGTCACGGCCTCTGACCCGGTATATAAGAATACACGCAACTATGTATGGTCTCCTGAAAACCCATTCTTCTTTAAAGGTACGCAAGCCGAGGGCATTGGCGGGCCGCATGTGGGACTGGATATGGTATGGCCAATGAGCATTATTATGAAAGCGCTTACCTCTAAGGACGATAAAGAAATTAAATGGAGTATTGATACATTGAAAAAAACACATGGGGGAACCGGATTTATGCATGAGTCCTTTCATAAAGATGATTCTAAAAAATTTACGCGCGAGTGGTTCGCCTGGGCGAACACCTTGTTTGGAGAATTGCTTTGGAAGACCTTTAAGGAAAAGCCACATTTGCTGGCGTAAAGGTATACAGTGCTTTAGCCTTTGCTAGTTCATGCCTTGCAACTGCACACTGAGTGAGTTTTAGACCTCAATGTATCTTTGAGTTGACATCGTTTATACAGGATGCTATATGATCCGCAATTGAAAGGAGCGACGCAATACCGATGCTCTGTGTTTTTTGCCGGCATCATCAAATAGGCACCTATTAAAATGTAAAAAATGAATCGCATTAAAAAACTTGTTGTTGTTTTTGTTTTAATTGCTACGTCTGCCCGGGCACAGCAACCGATCAATTATGTGAATCCTCTGATGGGGACACTCTCTAAATTCGAACTTTCCAACGGCAACACCTACCCGGCCATCGGTATGCCCTGGGGTATGAACCTGTGGACGCCGCAGACCGGTCGTATGGGAGACGGATGGGCTTATAAATACCAGGACGATAAAATAACCGGTTTTAAACAAACGCACCAACCATCTCCCTGGATGAATGATTATGGCTATTTCGCTATTATGCCGGCTACAGGGAAAATGCGTTTTAAGGAGCAGGACCGGGCTAGTTGGTTTTCTCATAAAGCAGAAGTAGCGCAGCCGCATTATTACAAAGTATACCTGGCCGATGCCGATATTACTACAGAGATCGCTCCTACAGAACGGGCCGCGCGCTTTCGTTTTACTTTTCCGCAAACGGATAGCGCCTACATAATCGTAGATGCCATAGACCGGGGCTCTTATGTGAAGATCATCCCCTCAGAAAATAAGATCATTGGTTATAGCACCCGCAATAGCGGTAGTGTGCCGGAAAACTTCAAAAACTATTTTGTTATTCAGTTCGATAAGAAATTTGACTATAAAGCAACCTGGGATGAGGATAAATTTTCTGATAAAGAAGAAATGAAAAGTAAGCATGCGGGGGCTGTTATAGGTTTTAAAGGATTGAATCGGGGTGATGTGGTGAATGCGAAAATTGCATCATCCTTTATCAGCTTCGAGCAGGCTGAGTTAAATCTGAAGTCAGAAATTGGCAGCAAAGATTTTGATGCCATCAAGGCAAATGGAGCAAAGGAGTGGAACAATGTGCTCGGGCGTGTGAAGGTTTCAGGAGGTACAGAAGAACAAATGCGCACCTTCTACTCCTGCCTCTACAGGATGGTATTTTTCCCTTTAAAAATGTACGAAAAAGATGCAGCCGGTAAGATCGTGCATTATAGCCCATACACCGGTAAAGCCGAGCAGGGTTATAAATTTGCCGGCACCGGTTTCTGGGATACTTTCAGGGCTTTATACCCTTTCCTTCACCTGGTGTATCCTTCCATTGCAAAAGAAATGCAGCAGGGCCTGATCAGCGATTTTAAAGAAGGGGGCTGGTTGCCCGAATGGTCGTCACCCGGATACCGGGCTGTAATGGTGGGTAATAATTCTGCGTCCGTGGTCTCAGAGGCTTATTTGAAGGGGCTGCGTGGCTACGATGCAGAGACCTTGTGGCAGGCTTTAGTGCATGGTGCCAATAATGAAGGCCCGCAGGCTACGGGGAGAAGAGGTGTGGAGTATTATAATCGCCTGGGCTATGTGCCCAATAATGTTAAGATAAGCGAGAATGTAGCTCGTTCATTAGAGTATGCTTATGATGATTATGCCATTTATGCTTTTGGCAAGGCATTGGGTAAGCCGGCAGTAGAAACCGATGTTTATAAAAAGCGCGCAATGAATTATAAGAAATTGTTCGATCCGCAAACATTACTGATGCGTCCCAAAAATGAAGACGGTAGTTTTCATGCGCCTTTCAATCCTTACTCCTGGGGCGGCGCTTTTACCGAGGGTAATAGCTGGCATTACTCCTGGAGTGTGTTCCAGGACATAGAAGGCTTAAAGCAATTGATGGGCGGTGATAAAATGTTTGTGCGCATGCTGGATTCCGTATTTATTATGCCGCCGGACTTCGGCGATTACTCTTATTATGGTTCTGTTATTCATGAAATGAGAGAAATGCAGATCACCAATATGGGACAATATGCACATGGAAACCAACCAATCCAGCATATGACCTATTTATATAACTATGCAGGCCAACCCTGGAAGTCGCAATATTGGATAAGGGAAGTGATGGACAAATTATATAATTCTTCCGCTGACGGATATTGTGGCGATGAGGACAATGGACAAACTTCAGCCTGGTATGTATTCTCCGCATTAGGATTTTACCCTGTTACGCCTGCCAGTACGCAATATGTTCTAGGAACGCCATTATTTAAAAAAGCTGAAGTGACCTTTGAAAATGGGAAGAAACTCGTGATTAATGCATCGCAAAACAGTGCCACCAACAGATATGTACAGTCGGTTTCCCTTAACGGAAAAGCCAGTTCCAAAAACTACCTGGACCATTTTGACTTGTTAAAAGGTGGTACTATCAATATGGGCATGAGCGCACAACCCAATAAAACACGAGGTGTGACCACCGCCGATTATCCTTTTTCTATGAGCACATCTGATTGATCAGGTGCTGCGCTTTTCTTGAGGAACAATTGAAGCAACGTAAAACCAAGGGCGCCTGATACCAGTGAGGCGAGCAGGATAACCAGCTTGGTATTATTGATAATAGCCGGGTCGTCGAATGCCAGCAGCGCTATAAATATGGACATGGTAAATCCAATACCACCCAGGCATCCTGCACCAAGTATCAGTTTCCAGTTCAGGTCTGAGGGAAGCTGGCATATTTTAAATTTCACAGCGAGAAAGGCTGATGCTAAAATGCCTAAGGGCTTGCCAATGATTAGCCCTAAGGCAATACCCTGGCTATACGGTTGTGTAGAAAGGCTTTCGAAATCGGGACTGATATAAATGGCGGTATTAGCCAGGGCAAAAATGGGCAGTATGATAAAAGCTACCGGCTTATGCAGGAAATCCTGCAAAATATAAGAGGTCGATTTTGTATCCCCTTTGCCAAATGGAATAGCAAAAGCCAGCAGTACGCCGGTTATGGTGGCGTGTACGCCCGAGTGCAACATAAACCACCACATAACGATACCGCCAAGGATATAGGGAATGAGATTTCGAATCTTTAGTCTGTTAAACAATAGTAATAGACCCCAGGTACCCAATGCGATCAGCAGATTGGTCCATAAAATCCCTTTTGAATAGAAGAGGGCAATGACTAATATGGCTCCCAGATCATCAATGACAGCCAGTGCGGTTAAAAATACCTTAAGCGACAGCGGTACTCGTTTGCCAATAAGTGACAGCACAGCCAGCGCAAAAGCAATATCAGTAGCCATAGGGATGCCTGCGCCTGGCTGAGTAACGGTTCCGTAGTTGAAAAGAAGGTATACCCCCGCTGGCAGCAACATTCCACCTATAGCTCCAAATATCGGTAATAAAGCATTTTTGATATTACTAAGTTCCCCGATGTAAACTTCCCGTTCCAGCTCGAGGCCAATGAGTAAAAAGAAGATGGTCATCAATCCGTCATTGATCCAGTATTCAACCGACCCTTCTCCCAACCGGATCTCCCAGAAATGATGATAAGCGGGGCCAAAGGAAGAATTAGCTAATATAATAGAGGCTACTGTACATATGATTAGTACCAGCCCGCCGGATTTTTCGCTGTGAAAGAAATGATTGAATAATCGGGTTAACCTCATGTATGTATTAATGCAAGTGAAAAGACAGCGCGAAAATAGGGTATTTACAACCGATAGGGGCAACCGCTGAACTGCGCTCTTCCGGAGACGGCTATCCCCCGCGGGCGGGGGTGGCACGCCCACGGCGTGACGGGGGGACCTTCCTATAGCGGAGCTCGACCCTCACGGATAGTTTACAAGTGGCAGGGGCTACTGTTCCCTGCCTGCTTGTCAATCCAGTTTTCAACAAAACCTTGCACCGCATTGATATGTTGAAGCACCTCCTCATCGGTAAACCGGATCACTGTAAAGCCATGATTCTCCAGATCATTTGGCGCCTTTGATCTTTTGCTATAGCTTCTAGAGAGTGATGCGTGTTGCCATCTACCTCAATGATCAGCATTAGCTCCTTACATATAAAATCAGCAACATAATGTTCAATTTAGCATGCGGCGCAACAGGCAATGAAAGCCGAGGCGTATTTTCGCTTGGGCGGATCAGGATGGAAGTTTTTGAGATGTTCGCTCTTACACCTTATACATCCGGTTAGCCGAGTTGATATATTCCAACGGGTCGAAAGTTTTATCAAAAGACTCCTGCAATTCTTTCATTTTTATTTCCAGGTCTTTCACCCTGGCGCCCAGTTGAGGGTCTGGCTTATATTTATCAAATAGCTCCTTATACTTTAGCAGATTCTGGCTGATCCTGAAAGTGACCTGGCCAAAACGTTGTTTTAGCGATTGAACATCGTTCATTTGCACATAGGCTTTCTGACGCCAGTCTTTTGGATTTTTGGTTCTTTCTTCACTTACAAATTTAGCCGCCTCATCTCTCAACCTGGTAAGATATTGATATCTTTTTTCAGCATCGTTTTCCTTTGAAAAATTCGCCTGGAAGTCGGTAGGAGATGTTTTTATAATGGCCAGGTTTTCTTTTAACGATTTATCGTATTTGGCCTGCAGGTCCTGTAATTCCGCTGTGATCGACTCCCATTCATTTTCAATGCGATCGTTATCATAATTGAACTGGCTGATCTTCATGGTGAGGGTTAACATTTGTTCACTTTGCTCTTTCAGCGCTTTTTCTTTTTTACCAATATTGTCGATATAAGTGGTCATGCTGGAAAAGAGGGCAGAAGTAATAGGACCTGTTACCGGAGCGCCCTTCGTAAAATTACCTGCGAAGCTGAGCAGGTTGCTGGTTACATTAAGTACCGGGCTTTCCGCCTTCTTATCTTTAACATACGCGGCATATTGGTTATACCATTTGGTGTAGCCGTC belongs to Niabella yanshanensis and includes:
- a CDS encoding glycoside hydrolase family 125 protein; this translates as MNRKTFLQNTSVLGAGLAFNKFSFAKTTQSFPEVRWSVSKRHFKSEVIENAIKAFQSKVPNKELGWLFNNCFPNTLDTTVFYSEKNGKPDTYVITGDIDAMWLRDSSAQVFPYLQFTKQDKNLQKLIAGVINKQVEFILKDPYANAFYNDENKISKWKESDITDMKPGVHERKWEIDSLCYPIRLAYHYWRATGDTSPFGNDWKGSLILTLRTFREQQRKGGLGPYKFQRKTEFATDGVPMNGYGYPAKPNGLICSMFRPSDDATVYSYLIPSNFFAVTSLKQASEMANAISKDAALANDLLTLAEEVELALKKYATTTHPAFGKIYAFEVNGFGSYNLMDDANVPSLLAMPYLGGVTASDPVYKNTRNYVWSPENPFFFKGTQAEGIGGPHVGLDMVWPMSIIMKALTSKDDKEIKWSIDTLKKTHGGTGFMHESFHKDDSKKFTREWFAWANTLFGELLWKTFKEKPHLLA
- a CDS encoding GH92 family glycosyl hydrolase, translated to MNRIKKLVVVFVLIATSARAQQPINYVNPLMGTLSKFELSNGNTYPAIGMPWGMNLWTPQTGRMGDGWAYKYQDDKITGFKQTHQPSPWMNDYGYFAIMPATGKMRFKEQDRASWFSHKAEVAQPHYYKVYLADADITTEIAPTERAARFRFTFPQTDSAYIIVDAIDRGSYVKIIPSENKIIGYSTRNSGSVPENFKNYFVIQFDKKFDYKATWDEDKFSDKEEMKSKHAGAVIGFKGLNRGDVVNAKIASSFISFEQAELNLKSEIGSKDFDAIKANGAKEWNNVLGRVKVSGGTEEQMRTFYSCLYRMVFFPLKMYEKDAAGKIVHYSPYTGKAEQGYKFAGTGFWDTFRALYPFLHLVYPSIAKEMQQGLISDFKEGGWLPEWSSPGYRAVMVGNNSASVVSEAYLKGLRGYDAETLWQALVHGANNEGPQATGRRGVEYYNRLGYVPNNVKISENVARSLEYAYDDYAIYAFGKALGKPAVETDVYKKRAMNYKKLFDPQTLLMRPKNEDGSFHAPFNPYSWGGAFTEGNSWHYSWSVFQDIEGLKQLMGGDKMFVRMLDSVFIMPPDFGDYSYYGSVIHEMREMQITNMGQYAHGNQPIQHMTYLYNYAGQPWKSQYWIREVMDKLYNSSADGYCGDEDNGQTSAWYVFSALGFYPVTPASTQYVLGTPLFKKAEVTFENGKKLVINASQNSATNRYVQSVSLNGKASSKNYLDHFDLLKGGTINMGMSAQPNKTRGVTTADYPFSMSTSD
- the nhaA gene encoding Na+/H+ antiporter NhaA, with product MRLTRLFNHFFHSEKSGGLVLIICTVASIILANSSFGPAYHHFWEIRLGEGSVEYWINDGLMTIFFLLIGLELEREVYIGELSNIKNALLPIFGAIGGMLLPAGVYLLFNYGTVTQPGAGIPMATDIAFALAVLSLIGKRVPLSLKVFLTALAVIDDLGAILVIALFYSKGILWTNLLIALGTWGLLLLFNRLKIRNLIPYILGGIVMWWFMLHSGVHATITGVLLAFAIPFGKGDTKSTSYILQDFLHKPVAFIILPIFALANTAIYISPDFESLSTQPYSQGIALGLIIGKPLGILASAFLAVKFKICQLPSDLNWKLILGAGCLGGIGFTMSIFIALLAFDDPAIINNTKLVILLASLVSGALGFTLLQLFLKKSAAPDQSDVLIEKG